A window of the Arachis duranensis cultivar V14167 chromosome 5, aradu.V14167.gnm2.J7QH, whole genome shotgun sequence genome harbors these coding sequences:
- the LOC107489889 gene encoding S-protein homolog 5-like — MTISSKSLSKVVIMLILVSFNLNVSMIDGQVDFPQRYKVYVTMQNKLPDMQQLGIQCKDRTHDLGFQVVPAGLSWTFYFNPGFINTALFFCTFNWYEGGDVHRFDIYDADRDGGVCDQCTWDIHNYGPCRVTGKGAPKCFPWKN; from the coding sequence ATGACGATCTCATCAAAATCACTCTCTAAGGTTGTAATAATGCTCATACTTGTTTCTTTCAATCTCAATGTCAGTATGATTGATGGTCAAGTTGATTTTCCTCAACGTTATAAGGTTTATGTGACAATGCAAAACAAACTGCCGGATATGCAGCAGCTTGGTATTCAATGCAAGGATAGAACTCACGATTTAGGGTTCCAAGTTGTTCCAGCTGGTCTAAGTTGGACTTTCTATTTCAATCCAGGATTTATTAACACAGCTTTGTTCTTCTGTACCTTTAATTGGTATGAGGGGGGAGATGTACATCGCTTTGATATTTATGATGCTGACCGTGATGGTGGTGTATGCGACCAGTGTACTTGGGACATCCACAATTACGGTCCATGTAGGGTTACGGGCAAGGGTGCTCCTAAATGTTTTCCTTGGAAGAACTAA